The following are from one region of the Alkalimarinus sediminis genome:
- the gspK gene encoding type II secretion system minor pseudopilin GspK has protein sequence MSVKVLDTHGTPPQRQKGVALMMVLFVFALVTILAGGMISRQSLFIQKTSNTLIQSQAYELALGAEQLGRQFLYADWNEDKKASVFKDDASETWGVAAVGFPVDYGIIEAQIDDLQGKLNINSLINTDGSKDQVAIERFTNLFIVLNIQELRVEKIIDWIDENNEADGAEGAEENDYLIRETPYRTGNQPFVSISELMLIDGMTEKIYAQLLPHVTVLPVSVKAVNVNTCTKEVYRSLAKGKTLSDEEGQAIIDYRDDEPFKKLEDFKALPEYAGLELPGAFSINSEYFVVSSRVTLSGRVSRLASVLHRDKADGKLTLLSRDQGQKYIITKDMIVAQ, from the coding sequence TTGTCAGTTAAAGTTTTAGATACTCATGGCACACCTCCGCAAAGACAAAAAGGGGTTGCTCTTATGATGGTTTTGTTTGTGTTTGCATTAGTGACTATCTTGGCGGGTGGCATGATTTCTAGACAAAGCTTGTTTATACAAAAAACATCCAATACGCTAATTCAAAGTCAGGCATACGAGCTTGCGTTAGGCGCAGAGCAACTTGGGCGACAGTTTTTATATGCTGATTGGAACGAAGATAAGAAAGCGTCTGTTTTTAAGGATGACGCATCAGAAACATGGGGTGTTGCAGCTGTCGGGTTTCCTGTTGATTATGGCATTATTGAAGCCCAGATTGATGATTTGCAAGGAAAGCTTAATATCAATAGTCTAATAAACACCGATGGATCTAAAGATCAGGTGGCAATTGAGCGCTTCACCAACCTTTTTATAGTGTTGAATATTCAAGAGCTAAGAGTTGAAAAGATAATTGACTGGATCGATGAGAATAATGAAGCAGACGGGGCAGAAGGCGCCGAAGAAAACGACTATTTAATTCGGGAAACACCTTATCGCACAGGTAATCAGCCATTTGTATCTATTTCAGAACTAATGTTGATTGATGGCATGACGGAAAAGATATATGCGCAACTGCTGCCGCATGTCACCGTTTTGCCTGTCAGCGTAAAAGCGGTTAATGTTAATACCTGCACTAAAGAAGTATATCGTTCGCTAGCTAAGGGAAAAACTCTATCTGACGAGGAAGGTCAAGCTATAATTGATTATAGGGATGATGAGCCTTTTAAAAAGCTAGAGGACTTTAAGGCGTTACCTGAATACGCAGGTTTAGAGCTTCCAGGTGCTTTCTCGATCAATAGTGAGTATTTCGTTGTTTCATCAAGGGTGACGCTATCAGGTCGCGTAAGTCGATTAGCATCTGTGTTACATAGAGATAAAGCAGACGGCAAGTTAACGTTACTGTCTCGTGATCAGGGTCAGAAATACATAATCACAAAAGATATGATTGTGGCACAATAA
- the gspL gene encoding type II secretion system protein GspL yields MPNKLFIRALSLPENENQGLSNFEWALYARAGQKIAGGIAETFDSVQQLLDQNSINEVQIIGLIPANLISSTQVTIPGKQARFVQQALPFAVEEQLSEDIDNVHIALGDKLSNGNYAVEVINYTLFETYFEALNQTGLPVSAIYSDASLLPIQGVDAVIGFEDDWALVDIKPGTVTRVKLFNLVSYFDSVLVTDEDNDEVDKKQVSCFIPPGQADNLKIILAELQQSDGFEWTTHDLNVPMLELLCESWFQQGTKGINLCQGDFKIATAAAPSLKKWKAVAAVAGVWFVLQVGIDIGKGYYYQQEADKYAEQALQVYKGLFPAERRVSVNNLRRTLQGKLNMANTSQGNTDFLSLLSEAGYQYSKLQNNQNIEFKSVNYSDQRQELTIELRAGSFQQLDQLKNGLTSAGLGAKISSAINEQNSVRGRLSVTGS; encoded by the coding sequence ATGCCAAACAAGTTGTTTATTCGTGCACTATCGCTGCCCGAAAACGAAAATCAAGGGCTATCTAATTTTGAGTGGGCACTTTATGCACGTGCGGGTCAAAAGATTGCAGGTGGCATTGCCGAGACATTTGACAGTGTGCAGCAACTTCTAGATCAAAACTCTATAAACGAAGTTCAGATTATTGGCTTGATTCCCGCGAATTTAATTAGTTCAACTCAGGTTACTATTCCCGGTAAACAGGCTCGGTTTGTTCAACAAGCACTGCCTTTCGCGGTTGAGGAACAACTATCTGAAGACATCGATAATGTACACATTGCTTTAGGCGATAAGCTGAGCAATGGTAATTACGCTGTCGAAGTCATTAATTACACACTATTTGAAACTTACTTTGAAGCACTCAACCAAACCGGATTGCCAGTAAGTGCAATCTATAGCGATGCATCATTACTGCCTATTCAGGGGGTGGACGCGGTTATAGGCTTTGAAGACGACTGGGCTTTGGTCGACATTAAGCCAGGCACTGTTACACGGGTAAAACTGTTTAATTTGGTTAGCTATTTTGATTCAGTATTGGTTACAGACGAAGACAATGACGAAGTAGATAAAAAACAGGTCAGTTGTTTTATCCCGCCTGGTCAAGCCGATAATCTTAAAATTATCCTTGCAGAATTACAGCAGAGCGATGGTTTTGAGTGGACTACCCATGACCTTAACGTTCCTATGTTAGAGTTGTTATGCGAATCGTGGTTTCAGCAGGGTACAAAAGGGATCAACCTCTGCCAAGGCGATTTTAAAATTGCCACTGCTGCGGCTCCATCGTTAAAAAAATGGAAAGCGGTTGCAGCTGTTGCCGGTGTCTGGTTTGTACTGCAAGTAGGAATTGATATAGGCAAAGGCTATTACTACCAGCAAGAAGCTGATAAATACGCAGAACAAGCACTTCAGGTCTATAAAGGTCTCTTTCCAGCAGAGCGACGGGTAAGCGTTAATAATTTGCGACGTACGTTGCAAGGTAAACTGAACATGGCAAACACCTCTCAAGGGAACACAGACTTCCTGAGTCTTTTGAGTGAAGCGGGCTATCAGTACTCCAAGTTACAGAATAATCAGAATATTGAATTTAAAAGTGTTAACTATAGTGACCAAAGACAAGAACTCACCATTGAGTTAAGAGCCGGCTCATTTCAACAGTTAGATCAACTTAAAAATGGGTTAACCTCTGCTGGATTAGGCGCGAAGATTAGCTCCGCCATTAATGAACAAAACAGTGTAAGAGGGCGCTTAAGCGTCACAGGTAGTTAA
- a CDS encoding type II secretion system protein M: MSIINKIKNTPSVVSAMRQFEAMPKRDQQALVVLAVALFLAILYFLVWSPAHEFANKQQNNLQSSKELLSWVQANEGVAKSLVANSGAGSSTILDSQSLVSTVSANAQKHNIKLKRFEPSGDRKVRVWLEKVPFNTVIVWLRDLNETYSIGVSQVSIDKDEKGGLVNVRLTLKG, from the coding sequence ATGTCGATTATTAATAAAATAAAAAACACACCTTCTGTTGTGTCGGCTATGCGACAGTTCGAAGCGATGCCAAAACGAGATCAGCAAGCACTTGTAGTGCTCGCTGTTGCGCTGTTTTTGGCCATTCTTTACTTTCTTGTCTGGTCACCGGCCCATGAGTTTGCTAATAAGCAACAAAACAACCTGCAAAGCAGCAAAGAGTTGTTAAGCTGGGTTCAGGCAAATGAAGGGGTGGCTAAAAGCCTTGTTGCAAACAGTGGCGCTGGCTCTTCAACTATTTTAGATAGCCAGTCATTAGTATCGACCGTTAGCGCTAATGCACAAAAGCATAATATTAAACTGAAAAGATTCGAACCCTCTGGTGATCGTAAAGTAAGAGTTTGGTTAGAAAAAGTCCCTTTTAATACCGTAATAGTTTGGCTAAGAGACCTTAATGAGACCTACAGTATAGGGGTGTCACAGGTGTCTATAGATAAGGATGAGAAAGGCGGTTTGGTAAATGTTCGCTTAACCTTAAAAGGATAA
- a CDS encoding GNAT family N-acetyltransferase produces MTETAECVETKIVRLDPAATNEAKAILYHAYRDEPTFKYLFDASRAGYDQRVRATIRELIDLHFAHNQDVIGLSADNRLVGIALVGSPTVRLNLAEQFNWRIRMMLTAGLSSTRRYIEYHMQVKAILPGDEHHELPLMGIDASHQNQGYGRLLLNAVEKLCSENPRSSGIGLDTGNARYIEFYESLGYQKVGEINLGDFTETVLFKPRHNPD; encoded by the coding sequence ATGACAGAAACTGCTGAATGTGTAGAAACAAAGATTGTGAGGTTGGATCCAGCTGCCACCAATGAGGCAAAGGCCATCCTTTATCATGCTTATCGTGACGAGCCGACGTTTAAATATCTTTTTGACGCCTCTCGAGCGGGATACGATCAACGAGTAAGGGCAACGATTAGAGAGCTGATAGACCTCCATTTTGCCCACAACCAAGATGTAATTGGGCTAAGTGCTGATAACCGCTTGGTCGGCATCGCGTTGGTCGGAAGTCCGACCGTCAGGCTCAATCTGGCAGAACAGTTTAATTGGCGTATCCGGATGATGCTAACGGCGGGTTTAAGTTCTACCCGCCGCTATATTGAATACCATATGCAGGTAAAAGCAATCTTACCTGGTGATGAACATCATGAGCTACCTCTTATGGGGATAGACGCATCCCACCAGAATCAAGGTTATGGGCGTTTACTGTTAAATGCGGTTGAAAAATTGTGTAGTGAAAACCCCCGATCAAGCGGTATCGGGTTAGATACTGGTAATGCGCGTTATATAGAATTTTATGAATCGTTAGGCTATCAAAAAGTAGGTGAGATTAACCTCGGTGACTTTACTGAAACCGTTCTGTTTAAACCTCGCCACAATCCCGATTAA
- the gorA gene encoding glutathione-disulfide reductase, which translates to MSEYDYDLFVIGAGSGGVRLSRIASGLGAKVGVAEDRYMGGTCVNVGCVPKKLFVYSSHVAEDLEDGAGFGWTNNGSLEFDWNTLRDNKTNEISRLNGIYNNLLEGAGVTVHSGRARFIDHHTVSVGEETYTAKYIAIATGSWPFIPEFEGAEHAITSNEFFFLPELPKSAIVLGGGYIAVELAGILNGLGVDTTLLYRGNLFLRGFDEDVRNFAKTEIEKKGVKLAFNNNIRSVSKVENGYNVTLEDGSVVQTGLVLAATGRKAHTQDIGIENTDIKLNGAGNIIVDNNFTTSVNNIFAVGDVKGGYQLTPVALAEGMALARHLFNSKPINMDYDNIPTAVFCQPTIGTVGLTEQQARERFGDINIYKSDFRPMKHTLSGRDERTFMKLIVDAKSDRVVGAHMVGPEAGEIMQGVAIAIKAGATKAHFDETIGIHPTAAEEFVTMREPV; encoded by the coding sequence ATGTCAGAGTATGATTACGACTTGTTTGTTATTGGTGCCGGTTCAGGTGGTGTTCGCCTCTCTCGTATCGCGTCAGGACTTGGAGCCAAGGTTGGCGTAGCAGAAGACCGCTATATGGGAGGAACATGTGTAAATGTTGGTTGCGTGCCTAAAAAACTATTTGTTTACTCTTCTCATGTTGCAGAAGACTTAGAAGACGGGGCAGGTTTTGGTTGGACAAATAATGGCTCGCTTGAATTTGATTGGAATACTTTAAGAGATAATAAAACAAATGAAATCAGCAGATTGAATGGCATTTATAACAATCTACTTGAAGGTGCTGGGGTCACAGTTCATAGTGGTCGAGCACGGTTTATAGATCATCATACTGTATCTGTGGGTGAAGAAACTTATACCGCCAAGTATATTGCCATAGCAACCGGTAGTTGGCCGTTTATCCCTGAGTTTGAAGGGGCAGAACACGCTATAACCTCCAATGAGTTCTTCTTTTTACCGGAGTTGCCTAAATCGGCTATCGTCTTGGGTGGCGGGTATATTGCTGTTGAACTAGCAGGTATATTAAATGGCTTAGGCGTTGATACCACTCTCCTTTATCGCGGCAACTTGTTCTTGCGCGGTTTTGATGAAGACGTACGAAATTTTGCTAAAACTGAAATTGAGAAAAAAGGCGTTAAATTAGCCTTTAATAACAATATTCGCTCTGTCTCTAAAGTAGAAAACGGATATAACGTGACCCTCGAAGATGGTAGCGTCGTTCAGACTGGCTTGGTATTGGCAGCAACCGGACGTAAAGCACATACTCAAGATATTGGCATAGAAAATACTGATATTAAGCTTAATGGTGCAGGCAATATCATAGTCGATAATAACTTTACCACCTCTGTGAATAATATTTTTGCCGTTGGGGATGTTAAAGGAGGTTATCAACTTACGCCTGTAGCACTAGCTGAAGGTATGGCCCTTGCGCGGCACTTGTTTAACAGCAAACCAATCAATATGGATTATGACAATATACCTACGGCAGTATTTTGTCAGCCAACCATCGGAACCGTTGGTTTAACTGAGCAGCAAGCAAGAGAGCGTTTTGGTGATATCAATATCTATAAGTCTGATTTTAGACCGATGAAACACACCTTGTCAGGCCGAGATGAGCGAACCTTTATGAAGCTCATCGTTGACGCTAAAAGCGACCGTGTTGTCGGCGCGCATATGGTAGGGCCAGAAGCAGGTGAGATTATGCAGGGCGTTGCTATCGCCATAAAAGCAGGTGCAACCAAAGCCCATTTTGATGAAACTATTGGTATACACCCCACCGCAGCAGAAGAGTTTGTTACGATGCGTGAGCCAGTTTAA